In Spirochaetota bacterium, a single window of DNA contains:
- a CDS encoding redoxin domain-containing protein, with amino-acid sequence MPKQLIGSAFPGLELDAFHKGALKKVKLADFRGKWLVVIFYPADFSFVCPTELREMADSYDQFRKAGAEVVSVSTDSVYAHRAWAEQNEDIKKIAYPMLSDQAGRLSRALGVYAEDRGIAMRASFVVSPEGTIVACEMHDEAIGRSAAELLRKLEAAVAVRESDGGFCPASWRPGQKMVKPK; translated from the coding sequence ATGCCGAAGCAGCTTATAGGCAGCGCGTTCCCCGGACTGGAACTGGACGCCTTCCACAAGGGCGCGCTCAAAAAAGTAAAGCTCGCCGATTTCCGGGGGAAATGGCTCGTCGTCATATTTTATCCCGCCGATTTCTCGTTCGTGTGTCCCACCGAGCTCAGGGAGATGGCCGATTCCTATGACCAGTTCCGCAAGGCGGGCGCGGAGGTCGTCAGCGTGAGTACCGACTCCGTCTACGCGCACCGCGCCTGGGCCGAACAGAACGAAGACATTAAAAAGATCGCCTATCCCATGCTCTCGGACCAGGCGGGAAGACTGTCGCGCGCGCTGGGTGTATACGCGGAGGACCGGGGTATCGCGATGCGCGCCTCGTTCGTGGTATCGCCCGAGGGCACTATCGTGGCCTGCGAGATGCATGATGAGGCCATCGGAAGGAGCGCGGCCGAGCTCCTGCGCAAGCTCGAGGCCGCTGTCGCGGTAAGGGAGAGCGACGGCGGGTTTTGCCCTGCGAGCTGGCGCCCGGGGCAGAAAATGGTAAAACCGAAATAG
- a CDS encoding DNA methylase: protein MNARRLPLHAICPYFAMFPESFVREYVEAYTNTGDLVFDPFCGRGTTILESLLLGRNAAGSDINPVAYCVSRAKAERPKLNSIISRLREVEKIYQNSVIVQNEKYRLLLPPFFRRAFYHTTLKELLFLRHTLDWKNNKIDRFIAALVIGSLHGEMGRSTAYFSNQMPRTICLKPNYSLQYWGKHELFPKKRRVFAMLQQKAEYRLMDIQANSKGMVRLADSRKVSSVFRSQWGKVELVITSPPYLNVTRYEEDQWLRLWFLGGPPYPTYGKISRDDRYEVANKYWKFIEDSWAGLVPLLKENAKIIVRLGAIGLNEEEMTIQFIKSVKNVFPKARLIQKPKYTEIVRRQAQSFLPSSKGCLYEIDYVLSVC, encoded by the coding sequence ATGAATGCGCGCAGATTACCGCTTCATGCCATTTGTCCCTATTTTGCCATGTTCCCCGAGAGTTTTGTCAGGGAATATGTTGAAGCATACACCAATACCGGCGATTTAGTTTTTGATCCTTTTTGCGGTCGCGGAACTACAATTTTAGAATCCCTGCTTTTGGGCAGAAATGCAGCCGGGTCAGATATAAATCCAGTCGCATATTGTGTTTCACGAGCGAAAGCCGAGCGACCAAAACTTAATAGTATAATTTCGCGCCTCAGGGAGGTGGAAAAGATTTACCAAAATTCTGTTATAGTTCAAAATGAGAAGTATCGGCTATTGTTGCCTCCATTTTTTCGACGCGCATTCTATCACACCACATTGAAAGAATTACTATTTTTACGACATACTTTAGATTGGAAGAATAATAAAATTGATAGATTCATAGCAGCTCTAGTTATCGGCTCCCTTCATGGAGAAATGGGTCGTTCCACCGCTTATTTCAGCAACCAAATGCCACGCACAATTTGCCTTAAGCCTAATTACTCTTTACAATATTGGGGAAAACATGAATTATTTCCGAAAAAACGCCGTGTCTTTGCAATGCTTCAGCAAAAAGCCGAGTATCGGTTGATGGATATTCAAGCTAATTCTAAAGGTATGGTACGGCTTGCAGATTCACGCAAAGTATCTTCTGTTTTCCGAAGTCAGTGGGGAAAAGTGGAACTAGTTATTACCTCTCCGCCGTATCTAAATGTTACTCGATATGAAGAAGACCAATGGCTACGACTCTGGTTTTTAGGAGGACCGCCCTATCCAACCTATGGGAAGATATCCAGAGATGATCGTTATGAAGTAGCGAATAAATATTGGAAATTCATAGAAGACTCTTGGGCTGGACTTGTGCCTTTGCTCAAAGAAAATGCGAAAATCATTGTTCGATTAGGTGCAATTGGACTCAATGAAGAGGAGATGACAATTCAATTTATTAAGTCCGTCAAGAATGTATTCCCAAAGGCCCGATTAATTCAAAAACCCAAATATACCGAAATCGTTAGGCGTCAGGCACAGAGTTTTTTACCTTCAAGCAAAGGATGCCTCTACGAGATTGATTATGTGTTGTCTGTCTGTTAA
- a CDS encoding DEAD/DEAH box helicase — translation MPLHGAPFPVYAKWRGTLMFTLTEDTIRNIIAHSPIEFARGEGMYRLGQYRIARADRVANEYAYVVGGEFCDYDVMLSLRDAGGLGLNLQGADCVINIEPPWNPAKLNQRIGRLVRIGQKSASVTVIDLIARDSIEERIWVGSRHSRNGIPHPSKKFPYRRPIS, via the coding sequence ATGCCGCTGCACGGCGCCCCGTTCCCCGTATACGCTAAATGGCGAGGGACCCTCATGTTCACACTCACCGAGGACACCATCAGGAACATCATTGCGCACTCGCCCATCGAGTTCGCGCGCGGGGAGGGGATGTACAGGCTGGGACAGTACAGGATTGCGCGCGCGGACCGGGTTGCGAATGAATATGCCTACGTGGTCGGAGGGGAGTTCTGCGATTACGACGTAATGCTGTCCCTGCGGGACGCGGGCGGGCTGGGCCTGAACCTGCAGGGCGCCGATTGCGTCATCAATATCGAACCGCCCTGGAACCCCGCGAAGCTTAACCAGCGGATCGGCAGGCTCGTGCGGATCGGGCAGAAAAGCGCATCGGTCACCGTGATTGACCTGATCGCGAGGGACTCCATCGAGGAGAGAATATGGGTGGGGAGCCGGCACTCCCGGAACGGAATCCCGCACCCGTCGAAGAAATTTCCGTATCGACGCCCCATTTCCTGA
- a CDS encoding type 1 glutamine amidotransferase, with product MRLKDKRVAIFLEEGFEDLEFWVTVMRLREEGARTVIVGVEAHKTVRGKNGLTATSETAASALSADDFDAVVVPGGWAPDKLRRYPAVTGLVRRANEQGKIIGLICHAGLVGISAGIVRGGRATGSAGIRDDLVNAGATWVDEPAFRDGNIVWGRVVEDIPAFCRELVRAIEGV from the coding sequence ATGCGGTTGAAGGATAAACGTGTCGCGATATTCCTGGAAGAAGGATTCGAAGACCTTGAGTTCTGGGTCACGGTCATGAGGCTTCGCGAGGAGGGAGCCCGGACGGTCATCGTGGGAGTTGAAGCGCACAAGACGGTGCGCGGGAAAAACGGCCTCACCGCCACGAGCGAAACCGCTGCATCCGCCTTGAGCGCCGATGACTTCGACGCGGTCGTGGTTCCGGGCGGCTGGGCCCCGGACAAGCTCCGCCGTTATCCCGCGGTCACCGGGCTCGTGCGCCGTGCCAACGAACAGGGAAAGATCATCGGCCTCATCTGCCACGCGGGGCTCGTGGGCATCTCGGCCGGCATCGTCAGGGGCGGGCGCGCGACGGGAAGCGCCGGGATAAGGGACGATCTCGTCAACGCCGGCGCAACCTGGGTCGACGAGCCCGCGTTTCGGGACGGGAACATCGTCTGGGGAAGGGTCGTGGAGGACATTCCGGCGTTCTGCCGCGAGCTCGTCCGGGCGATCGAAGGGGTTTGA
- a CDS encoding SRPBCC domain-containing protein produces the protein MKKLRFEISINAPRKKVWEAVVNDQPYREWTSVFFPGSYFDGGWNKGDKIRFLAKNSEGQLDGMSSEIAESRLHEFISIRHLGVIKNGVEDTTSDEAVKWAPAYENYTLSESGGTTSFVVDIDIDDSYQDMFNEMWPKALKKLKEISES, from the coding sequence ATGAAAAAACTGCGATTTGAAATTTCGATAAACGCCCCCAGGAAAAAGGTCTGGGAAGCCGTCGTAAACGACCAGCCGTACCGGGAATGGACCTCCGTATTTTTTCCCGGTTCATACTTTGACGGAGGCTGGAACAAGGGCGACAAGATACGATTCCTTGCGAAAAACAGCGAAGGCCAGCTCGACGGCATGAGCAGCGAGATCGCGGAAAGCAGGCTGCATGAGTTTATTTCGATTCGCCATCTTGGCGTCATAAAGAACGGCGTGGAGGACACCACGAGCGATGAGGCCGTGAAATGGGCGCCCGCATATGAAAACTATACGTTGAGCGAATCCGGGGGCACTACAAGCTTCGTTGTCGATATTGATATCGACGACAGCTACCAGGATATGTTTAACGAGATGTGGCCGAAGGCGTTGAAAAAATTAAAAGAGATTTCCGAATCCTGA
- a CDS encoding cyclic nucleotide-binding domain-containing protein, giving the protein MKEYLKLIGFFSGFKDDELDEVSSIAEVISARDMEMIIRENEHPKGLYFIVNGEFDVVKSMGGNKYKRLQRLDRGDFFGEMSILNDETHSASVVCRKKGTLLFISKEAFGEMSESDTRFSLKIMKELASILAQRLRHMNLKYGMSVAQLESK; this is encoded by the coding sequence ATGAAAGAATACCTTAAACTCATCGGATTTTTCAGCGGCTTCAAAGACGACGAGCTGGACGAGGTAAGCAGCATCGCCGAGGTGATCTCGGCGCGGGACATGGAAATGATCATCAGGGAAAACGAGCATCCCAAGGGGCTCTACTTCATCGTGAACGGCGAATTCGACGTGGTGAAGAGCATGGGCGGCAATAAATACAAGCGCCTCCAGCGTCTCGACCGGGGAGATTTTTTCGGCGAGATGTCCATCCTGAACGACGAGACGCACTCGGCCTCGGTTGTGTGCCGCAAGAAGGGAACCCTGCTGTTCATCTCAAAGGAGGCCTTCGGCGAAATGAGCGAAAGCGATACGCGCTTCTCGTTAAAGATAATGAAGGAGCTCGCTTCAATCCTGGCACAGCGGCTCAGGCACATGAATTTAAAGTACGGAATGTCCGTGGCCCAGCTCGAATCGAAATAA
- a CDS encoding carboxymuconolactone decarboxylase family protein translates to MAFRTVSLFRTTARIIALHTDPCIRRAIPERSGRDIMTEKQEALRPGERVAESIWGEGYGGLLKGLIDSYDPGLTEHIVSFFGETYARSALDTKTRQLCTLCALASMGLAPEMTVYFRGSLNLGWSQQDIREALLITIFTAGIPRTINAFKAFNETLTGLKIAPETDPYHAHEGKVEETGLHRGRALFGDAFTGLVDGVRIFHPASADFLVASIFGRVFARPRLDDRTRALILVASCTVTGNARILRALLPAAERIGATRGEMEEVIFQMHGYAGWPACMDAIGVYCEVFPRRGTGK, encoded by the coding sequence ATGGCCTTCCGGACCGTATCATTATTTCGAACTACGGCTCGCATCATTGCCTTGCATACCGACCCCTGCATACGAAGAGCCATTCCTGAGCGGAGCGGGAGGGACATCATGACGGAAAAACAGGAAGCACTGCGCCCCGGCGAACGGGTCGCGGAATCCATCTGGGGAGAGGGCTACGGAGGCCTGCTCAAGGGCCTTATCGATTCCTACGACCCGGGCCTGACCGAGCACATCGTTTCTTTTTTCGGCGAGACCTACGCGCGATCCGCGCTCGACACGAAGACGCGGCAGTTGTGCACCCTCTGCGCGCTGGCGTCCATGGGCCTGGCCCCCGAAATGACGGTCTATTTCAGGGGTTCGCTCAACCTGGGTTGGTCGCAACAGGATATCCGCGAGGCGCTCCTGATCACTATATTCACCGCGGGAATTCCGCGGACCATCAACGCATTCAAGGCCTTCAACGAAACCCTGACCGGGCTCAAGATCGCGCCCGAAACCGACCCCTACCACGCGCACGAGGGAAAGGTCGAGGAGACCGGCCTGCACCGGGGACGCGCCCTTTTCGGCGACGCCTTCACGGGGCTTGTGGACGGCGTGCGGATTTTCCACCCGGCCTCCGCGGACTTCCTGGTAGCATCGATCTTCGGCCGCGTATTCGCGCGCCCGCGCCTGGACGACCGGACACGCGCGCTCATCCTGGTTGCCTCATGTACCGTCACGGGAAATGCGCGCATCCTCCGCGCATTGCTTCCGGCCGCCGAGCGTATCGGCGCCACGAGGGGCGAGATGGAGGAGGTAATCTTCCAGATGCACGGGTACGCCGGATGGCCCGCGTGCATGGACGCGATCGGCGTGTACTGCGAGGTGTTCCCCCGGAGGGGAACCGGGAAATAA
- a CDS encoding peptidase M19: protein MRKVLIGLGVVIALFILVFFIYLPADLDGKWNYGYTKGPYKVSPAAAGLHKRILVADMHNDSLMWNRNLLVRNTRGYIDVPRMQEGNIALQNFMAVTKTPRGMNIDHNDGSTDNITILAVAELWPVSAWFSLKARALYQARKLNDLARDSGGRLSVITSADGLAKFLERRARETDIVAGVLGIEGTQVLEGDPGNIAAIFDAGYRVVGLTHFFDNEMAGSMHGMTKGGLTEKGKEMLRIADQKKMIIDLAHSSSKTIDDVLALSTRPPIVSHTGVKGTVNNNRNLSDDQLRRISAKGGLIGIGFWEEAVGPITSLDATVRAIRYAVKVAGIDHVGLGSDSDGSVPMPFESSGMALLTEALMKEGFSDTEIGKIMGGNQIAFYRKWLP from the coding sequence ATGCGAAAAGTGCTTATCGGCCTGGGCGTGGTGATCGCGCTGTTCATTCTCGTGTTCTTCATTTATCTTCCCGCCGATCTGGACGGTAAATGGAACTATGGCTACACGAAGGGGCCCTACAAGGTCTCCCCGGCCGCCGCGGGGCTTCACAAGCGGATACTGGTCGCCGACATGCACAACGATTCCCTCATGTGGAACCGCAACCTCCTGGTGCGAAACACCCGCGGTTATATCGACGTGCCGCGTATGCAGGAAGGCAATATCGCGCTCCAGAACTTCATGGCCGTCACGAAGACCCCCCGGGGGATGAACATCGACCACAACGACGGCTCCACCGACAATATCACCATCTTGGCCGTCGCCGAACTCTGGCCGGTCTCCGCGTGGTTCAGCCTTAAGGCACGCGCCCTTTACCAGGCACGCAAGCTGAACGACCTCGCCCGGGATTCAGGGGGAAGGCTTTCCGTGATTACGAGCGCGGATGGGCTCGCAAAATTCCTGGAGCGCCGCGCACGCGAAACGGACATCGTCGCCGGGGTGCTGGGAATCGAGGGAACGCAGGTACTGGAAGGCGATCCGGGGAACATCGCGGCCATCTTTGACGCGGGCTACCGGGTCGTGGGACTTACCCATTTCTTCGACAACGAGATGGCGGGCTCCATGCACGGCATGACCAAAGGCGGGCTCACCGAAAAGGGAAAGGAAATGCTCCGGATCGCCGATCAAAAGAAAATGATCATAGACCTTGCGCATTCCTCTTCAAAGACGATCGATGACGTGCTCGCGCTTTCGACGCGTCCGCCCATAGTCTCGCATACCGGCGTAAAAGGAACGGTCAACAATAACCGCAATCTTTCCGATGACCAGTTACGGCGCATATCCGCGAAGGGAGGGCTTATCGGGATCGGTTTCTGGGAGGAGGCGGTCGGCCCGATCACGAGCCTGGACGCGACGGTACGCGCGATCAGGTACGCCGTGAAAGTCGCGGGGATCGATCATGTCGGACTGGGTTCCGATTCCGACGGCAGCGTGCCCATGCCCTTCGAGTCTTCGGGCATGGCGCTCCTCACGGAGGCGCTCATGAAAGAGGGGTTTTCCGATACGGAGATCGGGAAGATCATGGGCGGGAACCAGATCGCGTTTTACAGGAAATGGCTTCCCTGA
- a CDS encoding anaerobic sulfatase maturase: protein MTPRPVTDVLVKPAGPDCNLACDYCFYSGKEAFFPGAKTRMSGEVLEALMRQLMGQPVPQISMGWQGGEPTLMGLPFFEKAVGYMKRFGDGKAVSNGLQTNGMLIDKSWARFFKKYSFLVGLSIDGPEHVHDHYRKNHGGLGSWRKVSDAARLMLDAGVEVNALTVVNDYSQRFPEEIYSFHKSLGLPFMQFIPCVEPDAWDPGKAAPFSAGGEGYGNFLCKIFDLWLADFSDGKPTTSIRFFESLLFRYAGFPAPECTLQEECGGYVVVEHNGDVYACDFFVEPAWRLGNLLDTPLTDLLNSDRQREFGAMKRDLHADCLPCAWKELCRGGCTKDRLRDSPDGGLNHFCAAFRIFFPHADPHLRRLADEWTQAHGAPKP, encoded by the coding sequence ATGACGCCGCGGCCCGTAACCGATGTGCTCGTCAAGCCCGCGGGCCCCGACTGCAACCTCGCGTGCGACTACTGCTTTTACAGCGGCAAGGAAGCGTTCTTCCCCGGCGCGAAGACGCGGATGAGCGGCGAGGTCCTCGAGGCGCTGATGCGCCAGCTCATGGGCCAGCCCGTTCCACAGATATCAATGGGCTGGCAGGGCGGCGAGCCCACGCTCATGGGCCTCCCGTTTTTCGAGAAGGCCGTCGGTTACATGAAGCGCTTCGGCGACGGGAAGGCCGTTTCGAACGGGCTGCAGACCAACGGCATGCTCATCGACAAATCCTGGGCGCGCTTCTTTAAAAAATATTCATTCCTCGTGGGCCTGTCCATCGACGGGCCGGAGCACGTGCACGACCATTACCGGAAAAACCACGGCGGGCTGGGATCGTGGCGAAAGGTGAGCGACGCGGCGCGGCTCATGCTTGACGCGGGCGTGGAGGTGAACGCGCTCACCGTCGTGAACGATTACTCCCAGCGCTTTCCGGAAGAGATATATTCCTTCCACAAATCGCTCGGTCTCCCGTTCATGCAGTTCATTCCCTGCGTGGAACCCGATGCGTGGGACCCCGGAAAGGCGGCGCCCTTCTCCGCCGGGGGCGAAGGCTATGGAAACTTCCTCTGCAAAATCTTCGACCTCTGGCTCGCCGATTTCTCGGACGGAAAACCGACAACGTCGATCCGTTTCTTCGAATCGCTCCTGTTCAGGTACGCGGGCTTTCCCGCGCCGGAGTGTACGCTCCAGGAGGAGTGCGGGGGCTATGTCGTGGTCGAGCACAACGGCGACGTCTACGCGTGCGATTTCTTCGTGGAACCAGCGTGGAGACTCGGCAACCTTCTCGATACGCCGCTCACCGATCTGCTGAATTCAGACAGGCAGCGGGAATTCGGGGCCATGAAGCGGGACCTGCACGCCGATTGTCTCCCGTGCGCGTGGAAGGAGCTCTGCCGCGGCGGGTGCACCAAGGACAGGCTTCGCGATTCCCCGGACGGCGGGCTCAACCATTTCTGCGCTGCGTTCAGGATATTTTTCCCGCACGCGGATCCGCACCTGCGCCGCTTGGCCGATGAATGGACCCAGGCGCATGGCGCCCCGAAACCGTAG
- a CDS encoding sulfatase, whose protein sequence is MEIIMPRSSLSRRKLILLAGGAAAALAVGYLGARKLLDGAGRYASDLAARTRGLGQIKKLPGFVGERPNVVLILCDDLGQGDAGAYGNRTLRTPNIDSLAREGVRFTDFYASASLCTPSRAGLLTGRYAIRSDLIFPVQSGRQPFIGRVLQSVARWLGRRGAFDMTRASFVDGLPDGEITVADALRTAGYRTMAIGKWHLGDFHVEPRYHPLRHGFDEFFGTPNTNDELPNPLYRNETMLEDDIGLDQARLTGMSTKEAVGFIERSGAAQPFFLYLAYHAPHLPLYASARFKDKSKAGIYGDVVEELDWGVGEVLKSLRDKGIERTTLVIFTSDNGPWYNGRPAAERRGRKGQSFEGGFKAPLIARWPGHIPAGSVCAHAAMNIDFFPTLLSLAGLGIPGDRIVDGKNIAGLLTGKEGKTPHDAFFFYHHEQLEGVRAGDWKYLHRVNHYEWPIPLDKPTTFLGMAAQDRFLGSWPNLYNIATDEGENYDLASRHPEVCARLEKIMTAWESDIAENPGGWTGK, encoded by the coding sequence ATGGAGATTATCATGCCCCGATCGTCCCTTTCCCGCAGAAAACTCATCCTCCTCGCGGGAGGCGCCGCGGCCGCGCTTGCTGTCGGTTACCTGGGGGCGAGAAAGCTCCTTGACGGTGCGGGGCGCTACGCGAGCGACCTGGCCGCGAGGACCAGGGGACTGGGCCAGATCAAAAAACTTCCCGGCTTTGTCGGCGAAAGACCAAACGTCGTCCTTATACTGTGCGACGACCTTGGGCAGGGGGACGCGGGCGCGTACGGGAACAGGACGCTCCGCACGCCCAACATCGATTCCCTCGCGCGCGAGGGGGTGCGCTTCACGGATTTCTACGCCTCGGCCTCGCTGTGCACGCCCTCCCGGGCGGGCCTCCTCACGGGCCGTTATGCGATACGAAGCGACCTCATATTCCCGGTGCAGTCCGGGCGCCAGCCCTTCATCGGGCGCGTGCTCCAGTCGGTCGCGCGCTGGCTGGGAAGGCGCGGCGCGTTCGACATGACCAGGGCGAGCTTCGTGGACGGCCTTCCCGACGGCGAGATCACCGTCGCCGATGCGCTCAGGACCGCGGGCTACCGCACCATGGCGATCGGCAAATGGCACCTGGGCGATTTCCACGTGGAGCCCCGGTACCATCCGCTCCGTCACGGCTTCGACGAGTTTTTCGGAACCCCCAACACGAACGACGAGCTGCCGAACCCCTTGTATCGGAACGAGACCATGCTCGAGGATGACATAGGCCTGGACCAGGCACGGCTTACCGGCATGTCGACGAAAGAGGCGGTCGGCTTCATCGAGCGCTCGGGCGCCGCGCAGCCTTTTTTCCTGTACCTTGCGTACCACGCGCCGCATCTCCCGCTCTACGCGTCCGCGCGCTTCAAGGATAAATCGAAGGCGGGCATCTACGGCGACGTGGTCGAGGAGCTCGACTGGGGCGTGGGGGAGGTTTTAAAATCCCTGAGGGACAAGGGCATCGAGCGCACCACGCTCGTCATCTTCACCAGCGACAACGGCCCCTGGTACAACGGGCGTCCCGCGGCGGAGCGCCGCGGCCGCAAGGGACAGAGCTTCGAGGGCGGCTTCAAGGCGCCGCTCATCGCACGCTGGCCGGGGCATATTCCTGCCGGGAGCGTGTGCGCGCACGCGGCGATGAATATCGACTTTTTCCCGACGCTCCTCTCGCTCGCGGGACTGGGGATTCCGGGGGACAGGATCGTCGACGGGAAGAATATCGCGGGCCTGCTCACCGGGAAGGAAGGGAAGACGCCGCACGATGCGTTCTTTTTTTACCATCACGAACAGTTGGAGGGCGTGCGCGCGGGCGACTGGAAATATCTGCACCGCGTGAACCATTATGAATGGCCCATCCCGCTCGACAAGCCCACGACATTCCTGGGCATGGCGGCGCAGGACCGGTTCCTCGGGAGCTGGCCCAACCTCTACAACATCGCGACCGACGAAGGCGAAAATTACGACCTCGCCTCGCGGCACCCCGAGGTGTGCGCAAGACTCGAAAAGATCATGACGGCATGGGAGTCCGATATCGCGGAGAACCCGGGCGGATGGACCGGGAAGTAA
- a CDS encoding aromatic hydrocarbon degradation protein: MRNKGALLLAAAAFVFFSSDVFATNGMRMIGFGPVQRSMGGASVGIGLDAASILTNPAGMSDLGGRIDFGASYFAPSVEYKAVGAGPGMVANDGETFESDRGASPVPAFGLIIPATDQVNFGIGAYGIAGMGVDYAMNLYSNVTYSSYSQMRFAPGASYKINDMISVGAVLNLMYATMEYYAGPPEGSPGGQRAHMGASAFGYGATVGVKVTPVKMLTLGVAYESKSMFQDFVFNTGAGVDKLEFNQPSSATVGLGIMPIEGLVIGFDLQWIRWSETNGKNQPKYTENSSAASAWNLNWDDQLVYKFGIQYVVIPMLTVRAGYNYGKMPLDSTRAFENIAFPAIAEQHFTAGVGIGVGEKFTLNIGGMYSPEASLKGANAAGQGITSYETKMSQYSLDVGLAYKF; encoded by the coding sequence ATGAGAAATAAAGGTGCGTTGTTGCTCGCGGCGGCCGCCTTCGTTTTCTTCTCATCGGATGTGTTTGCCACCAATGGGATGAGAATGATAGGATTTGGCCCCGTGCAGCGATCGATGGGGGGCGCAAGCGTGGGCATAGGGCTCGACGCGGCGTCGATACTTACCAACCCGGCGGGTATGAGCGACCTGGGAGGAAGGATCGATTTCGGGGCTTCTTATTTCGCGCCGTCCGTGGAGTACAAGGCGGTTGGTGCGGGCCCTGGTATGGTAGCGAATGACGGAGAGACGTTCGAATCCGACAGGGGAGCGTCTCCCGTCCCCGCGTTCGGGCTTATCATTCCCGCCACCGACCAGGTTAACTTCGGGATCGGGGCATACGGAATCGCGGGCATGGGCGTGGATTATGCGATGAACCTGTATTCGAACGTAACCTACTCATCCTATTCGCAGATGCGATTCGCCCCCGGGGCCTCGTACAAGATCAACGATATGATTTCCGTCGGGGCCGTGTTGAACTTAATGTACGCGACCATGGAATATTATGCAGGTCCGCCGGAAGGTTCTCCCGGTGGCCAGCGGGCGCATATGGGCGCTTCGGCGTTCGGGTATGGAGCGACTGTCGGCGTGAAGGTCACGCCCGTGAAGATGCTCACCCTGGGTGTCGCCTACGAAAGCAAGAGCATGTTCCAGGATTTCGTATTCAACACCGGCGCGGGCGTCGACAAGCTCGAATTCAACCAGCCTTCCAGCGCGACGGTCGGCCTGGGGATCATGCCCATCGAAGGACTCGTGATAGGTTTCGACCTCCAGTGGATTCGCTGGTCCGAGACCAACGGCAAGAATCAGCCGAAGTACACGGAAAACAGCAGCGCGGCGTCGGCCTGGAATCTCAACTGGGACGACCAGCTCGTGTACAAGTTCGGAATCCAGTACGTAGTTATTCCCATGCTCACGGTCCGGGCCGGGTACAACTATGGCAAGATGCCGCTGGACAGCACGAGGGCGTTCGAGAACATAGCCTTTCCCGCGATCGCCGAGCAGCATTTCACGGCGGGGGTCGGTATCGGGGTCGGCGAGAAATTCACGCTGAATATCGGCGGGATGTATTCACCCGAGGCCAGCCTGAAGGGCGCGAACGCGGCCGGTCAGGGAATCACTTCGTATGAGACGAAGATGTCCCAGTATTCCCTGGATGTCGGGCTTGCGTATAAGTTTTAA